Proteins encoded within one genomic window of Planctomycetia bacterium:
- a CDS encoding carboxypeptidase M32 — translation MTAYQKLCQRERERATLASAGSLLGWDERTYLPPKGQAFRGDQLALIAKLCHEQLINKQTGDLLEQAEAENLNDAERANVKGIRRLYDRAIKMPTDLVVALAKATSAGQNAWEPAKHQNDFASFKPYLETIIHLKREEAQTVGYADHPYDALVDEFEPGARTSDLKQLFQQLQEQLVPLIAAIASSGIQAPSEILERSYPVEKQRELSEQIAEQLGFDRQAGRLDVTVHPFCSGIGPGDVRITTRFNEHAFNEAFFGTLHETGHGIYEQNLPAEHFGTALGTACSLGIHESQSRWWENFVGRSLPFWNANWSKVQNTFQSTLKDVTLEQFYAAINDVRPSFIRIEADEATYNLHIILRFELEQALLTGDLKVQDLPATWNDRFKTMFGLTVPSDSMGCLQDVHWSAGLIGYFPTYTLGNLYAAQFLVQAEKDMPELYQQIEKNQFRPMKNWLVEKIHRHGQRYSASELCLNITGKPLSHHALINYLRSRFSPLYGLK, via the coding sequence ATGACTGCATATCAAAAGCTCTGTCAGCGAGAACGTGAACGAGCCACCCTGGCATCAGCAGGCAGTTTACTGGGTTGGGATGAGCGTACTTACCTTCCACCTAAAGGGCAAGCGTTTCGGGGCGATCAACTGGCACTCATTGCCAAGCTGTGTCACGAGCAATTGATCAACAAGCAGACTGGTGATTTACTTGAGCAGGCAGAAGCTGAGAACCTGAACGACGCAGAACGTGCCAACGTCAAAGGCATTCGCCGACTGTATGATCGTGCCATCAAAATGCCTACCGACCTGGTGGTAGCACTCGCGAAAGCAACTTCAGCCGGCCAGAATGCCTGGGAACCGGCAAAACATCAGAATGATTTTGCCAGCTTCAAGCCATATCTGGAAACCATTATCCATCTTAAAAGGGAAGAAGCCCAGACAGTTGGCTATGCAGATCACCCTTATGATGCTCTGGTCGATGAGTTCGAACCTGGCGCACGCACCAGTGATCTAAAGCAACTCTTTCAGCAACTTCAGGAACAACTCGTTCCACTCATTGCTGCCATCGCCAGCAGTGGCATTCAGGCACCGTCCGAAATCCTGGAACGGAGTTACCCTGTCGAGAAACAGCGGGAATTGTCTGAACAGATTGCTGAACAATTAGGCTTTGATCGCCAGGCCGGTCGCCTCGATGTGACTGTACATCCATTCTGTTCCGGTATTGGACCAGGGGACGTTCGCATTACCACTCGCTTCAATGAACATGCTTTCAACGAAGCATTCTTCGGCACCTTGCACGAAACCGGGCATGGCATTTACGAACAGAATCTGCCTGCGGAGCACTTCGGCACAGCGCTGGGCACCGCCTGCTCGCTGGGTATTCATGAAAGCCAATCGCGCTGGTGGGAGAATTTTGTAGGCCGCAGTCTGCCTTTCTGGAATGCCAACTGGAGCAAAGTCCAGAACACTTTCCAATCCACCCTGAAAGATGTCACGCTGGAACAGTTCTATGCCGCCATCAATGATGTCCGCCCTTCCTTCATCCGCATTGAAGCGGATGAGGCGACCTATAATCTGCACATCATCTTGCGGTTTGAACTGGAACAGGCGCTGCTGACCGGCGACTTGAAAGTGCAGGATTTGCCTGCCACTTGGAATGATCGCTTCAAGACGATGTTCGGATTGACTGTTCCGAGCGACAGCATGGGCTGCCTGCAGGATGTCCATTGGAGCGCAGGCTTGATTGGCTATTTCCCTACTTACACACTGGGCAATTTATATGCAGCCCAGTTCCTGGTGCAGGCCGAGAAAGACATGCCTGAACTGTATCAACAGATTGAAAAAAATCAGTTTAGGCCAATGAAAAACTGGCTGGTGGAAAAGATTCATCGACATGGCCAACGCTACTCTGCCAGTGAACT